The proteins below come from a single Anguilla rostrata isolate EN2019 chromosome 3, ASM1855537v3, whole genome shotgun sequence genomic window:
- the znf185 gene encoding zinc finger protein 185 isoform X48, with translation MSMSKGDRQSVLRTTKVRTALKGDNSWIQRRAEAQAEQEEKPWLAEVRGTRTNGDSDESSSVSPPTSPSAAPAATPPSPTSTSQPSPSSSLDFSNSPKPPSGGYLIRGVFTKTDTKKPTSPLPYNGSSPSSTFIPKKPSDSYKKIAPHSVRTASESSAPAETTLSSEEQDKRAEAASSVLRTSAAKQRSYVLSAAKKYESPEKADSQLSPNSVSFVAKRVEINDEEESAPTDAQNDVTPRVPTPQDTVPQPTKQSSPAASTKVTISDTKISSATSSSVETKKLSPAPSPSAPVSTKVVKPASAPDTKASPAKISQVVKAEPAPVPSKDSGKDVLTLTKSPQVEAEPAPSPTDDLENDDLITVTESPQVEAEPAPSPADDLENDDLITVTESPQVEAEPAPSPTDDLENDDLITVTESSQVKADPAPAPSDNLENDDLIALAESTEVLVDPVPSTTDIEYSHDLLSGPDSSQSEKTVVSLDKLAVDFIPIDTNRKYLSTDRPLEDTRQSPTKKQPADTQSPLVLVDPLPSSADNPSQNVVTSTVSVKEQKTKFEDLSSTQTTIRTVQSSSETVKTTSTKSTIKLPSETIKTTSTKSTIELPSETVKTTTTKSAIELPSETVKTTSTKSTIELPSETVKTTTTKSAIELPSETVKTTSTKSTIKLPSETIKTTSTKSTIEFPSETVKTTTTKSSQEPLIPLSSRETLQSWETSRKYVSNYALDSQSADNDSDSKTETLITTEEEQEEPEAVGADDAEDDWKYREESSTRWSSWRTQTIASETEATEESEPEPQRPPSVPLDRALENTIQELDSLEPKKSFVYVKEYVNSELANNTSQNGGNEYVSSRTSSYSYSSPPTNFRNCTYCGELVGSDAKITIEDLNIYCHPSCFKCGVCSRPMGDLLYNMFLHHSTVHCETCYSNLF, from the exons atgtcaatgtCAAAAG GCGACAGGCAGTCTGTGCTTCGGACAACAAAGGTTCGGACAGCCCTGAAAGGAGACAACAGCTGGATACAACGCCGCGCTGAGGCTCAAGCGGAGCAAGAAGAGAAACCATG gCTCGCAGAGGTTAGAGGGACACGCACCAATGGAGATTCTGATGAGTCCAGTTCCGTGTCCCCGCCCACCAGCCCTTCTGCGGCCCCAGCTGCAACTCCTCCTTCCCCCACTTCAACAAG CCAGCCATCTCCATCATCGTCTCTCGACTTCTCAAACAG CCCAAAACCACCATCCGGAGGATACCTGATCAG AGGAGTTTTCACAAAAACCGACACCAAAAAACCAACTTCCCCATTACCATATAATGGCTCCAG CCCCTCCAGTACTTTCATTCCCAAGAAGCCAAGTGACTCATACAAGAAAAT AGCGCCTCATTCTGTGCGAACAGCTTCAGAAAGCTCTGCCCCAGCTGAGACAACACTGTCCTCAGAGGAACAGGACAAGAG AGCGGAGGCAGCCAGCAGCGTTCTCAGAACCTCAGCGGCTAAACAGCGCTCCTATGTCCTCTCGGCAGCCAAGAAATACGA GTCCCCAGAGAAAGCAGACAGTCAACTGTCTCCTAACAGTGTATCTTTCGTAGCTAAAAG GGTGGAGATTAACGACGAGGAAGAGAGTGCCCCCACCGACGCTCAAAATGATGTCACCCCTCGTGTTCCCACCCCCCAGGACACAGTTCCGCAGCCCACAAAGCAATCGAG CCCTGCAGCGAGCACAAAGGTTACCATTTCTGACACAAAGATCTCTTCTGCTACAtccag TTCTGTGGAAACAAAGAAATTGAGTCCTGCCCCAAGTCCCTCTGCCCCAGTCAG TACTAAAGTCGTCAAGCCAGCCTCAGCCCCAGACACAAAGGCCAGTCCTGCCAAAATCAG TCAGGTGGTGAAAGCTGAACCAGCACCGGTACCCAGCAAAGATTCGGGAAAAGATGTCCTCACATTGACTAAGAG TCCACAGGTGGAAGCTGAACCAGCCCCGTCTCCCACTGATGATTTAGAGAATGACGATCTCATTACGGTCACTGAGAG TCCACAGGTGGAAGCTGAACCAGCCCCTTCCCCGGCTGATGATTTAGAGAATGACGATCTCATTACGGTCACTGAGAG TCCACAGGTGGAAGCTGAACCAGCCCCATCCCCCACTGATGATTTAGAGAATGATGATCTCATTACGGTCACTGAGAG TTCACAGGTGAAAGCTgacccagccccagcccccagtGATAATTTAGAGAATGATGACCTTATCGCACTCGCTGAGAG taCGGAGGTCTTGGTGGATCCTGTCCCCAGCACAACTGACATCGAGTACAGTCACGACCTACTCTCTGGTCCAGACAG cagccaatcagaaaagaCGGTGGTCTCACTGGACAAGCTGGCTGTTGATTTCATACCCATCGATACCAACAGGAAATa cctcagcacagacaggccTTTGGAAGATACCCGTCAATCTCCGACAAAAAAGcaaccagcagacacacagag cccACTGGTCTTGGTGGATCCCCTGCCCAGCAGTGCTGACAACCCGAGTCAAAATGTCGTCACCTCAACAGTGAG TGTCAAAGAACAAAAGACAAAGTTTGAGGACCTGAGCAGCACACAGACTACTATCAG GACAGTTCAGTCATCATCTGAAACTGTCAAGACTACATCTACCAAGAG CACAATTAAGTTGCCATCTGAAACGATCAAAACTACATCTACCAAGAG CACAATTGAGTTGCCATCTGAAACAGTCAAGACTACAACTACCAAGAG CGCAATTGAGTTGCCATCTGAAACAGTCAAGACTACATCTACCAAGAG CACAATTGAGTTGCCATCTGAAACAGTCAAGACTACAACTACCAAGAG CGCAATTGAGTTGCCATCTGAAACAGTCAAGACTACATCTACCAAGAG CACAATTAAGTTGCCATCTGAAACGATCAAAACTACATCTACCAAGAG CACAATTGAGTTTCCATCTGAAACAGTCAAGACTACAACTACCAAGAG CTCCCAAGAGCCTTTGATCCCACTGAGCTCCCGAGAGACGCTTCAAAGCTGGGAAACCAG CAGAAAATATGTCTCAAACTATGCTTTGGACAGCCAGTCAGCTGACAATGATTCAGACAGCAAAACTGAAACCCTGATCACTACAGAAGAAGA GCAAGAAGAGCCTGAAGCAGTGGGAGCAGACGACGCTGAGGATGACTGGAA ATATAGGGAGGAAAGCAGCACACGCTGGAGCAGTTGGAGGACACAAACCATAGCTTCCGAAACAGAGGCCACAGAAGAGAG TGAGCCAGAGCCACAGAGACCCCCGTCAGTCCCCTTGGACAG GGCCTTGGAGAACACCATACAAGAGCTCGATTCACTCGAGCCCAAGAA gAGCTTTGTGTATGTGAAAGAGTACGTCAATTCAGAGCTGGCCAACAACACAAGCCAAAATGGAGG AAATGAATATGTATCCTCACGCACTTCCTCCTACTCCTACAGCAGCCCTCCTACCAATTTCAG GAACTGCACATACTGCGGAGAGCTGGTAGGAAGTGACGCAAAGATCACCATCGAGGACCTGAACATCTACTGCCATCCGAGCTGCTTCAAG tgtggtgtgtgcagtagACCCATGGGAGACCTGCTGTACAACATGTTCCTGCATCACTCAACGGTCCACTGTGAAACCTGTTACTCCAATCTCTTCTAG
- the znf185 gene encoding zinc finger protein 185 isoform X34 has product MSMSKGDRQSVLRTTKVRTALKGDNSWIQRRAEAQAEQEEKPWLAEVRGTRTNGDSDESSSVSPPTSPSAAPAATPPSPTSTSQPSPSSSLDFSNSPKPPSGGYLIRGVFTKTDTKKPTSPLPYNGSSPSSTFIPKKPSDSYKKIAPHSVRTASESSAPAETTLSSEEQDKRAEAASSVLRTSAAKQRSYVLSAAKKYESPEKADSQLSPNSVSFVAKRVEINDEEESAPTDAQNDVTPRVPTPQDTVPQPTKQSSPAASTKVTISDTKISSATSSSVETKKLSPAPSPSAPVSTKVVKPASAPDTKASPAKISQVVKAEPAPVPSKDSGKDVLTLTKSPQVEAEPAPSPTDDLENDDLITVTESPQVEAEPAPSPADDLENDDLITVTESPQVEAEPAPSPTDDLENDDLITVTESSQVKADPAPAPSDNLENDDLIALAESTEVLVDPVPSTTDIEYSHDLLSGPDSSQSEKTVVSLDKLAVDFIPIDTNRKYLSTDRPLEDTRQSPTKKQPADTQSPLVLVDPLPSSADNPSQNVVTSTVSVKEQKTKFEDLSSTQTTIRTVQSSSETVKTTSTKSTIKLPSETIKTTSTKSTIELPSETVKTTTTKSAIELPSETVKTTSTKSTIELPSETVKTTTTKSTIKLPSETIKTTSTKSTIELPSETVKTTTTKSAIELPSETVKTTSTKSTIEFPSETVKTTTTKSTIELPSETVKTTTTKSTIEFPSETVKTTTTKSSQEPLIPLSSRETLQSWETSRKYVSNYALDSQSADNDSDSKTETLITTEEEQEEPEAVGADDAEDDWKYREESSTRWSSWRTQTIASETEATEESEPEPQRPPSVPLDRALENTIQELDSLEPKKSFVYVKEYVNSELANNTSQNGGNEYVSSRTSSYSYSSPPTNFRNCTYCGELVGSDAKITIEDLNIYCHPSCFKCGVCSRPMGDLLYNMFLHHSTVHCETCYSNLF; this is encoded by the exons atgtcaatgtCAAAAG GCGACAGGCAGTCTGTGCTTCGGACAACAAAGGTTCGGACAGCCCTGAAAGGAGACAACAGCTGGATACAACGCCGCGCTGAGGCTCAAGCGGAGCAAGAAGAGAAACCATG gCTCGCAGAGGTTAGAGGGACACGCACCAATGGAGATTCTGATGAGTCCAGTTCCGTGTCCCCGCCCACCAGCCCTTCTGCGGCCCCAGCTGCAACTCCTCCTTCCCCCACTTCAACAAG CCAGCCATCTCCATCATCGTCTCTCGACTTCTCAAACAG CCCAAAACCACCATCCGGAGGATACCTGATCAG AGGAGTTTTCACAAAAACCGACACCAAAAAACCAACTTCCCCATTACCATATAATGGCTCCAG CCCCTCCAGTACTTTCATTCCCAAGAAGCCAAGTGACTCATACAAGAAAAT AGCGCCTCATTCTGTGCGAACAGCTTCAGAAAGCTCTGCCCCAGCTGAGACAACACTGTCCTCAGAGGAACAGGACAAGAG AGCGGAGGCAGCCAGCAGCGTTCTCAGAACCTCAGCGGCTAAACAGCGCTCCTATGTCCTCTCGGCAGCCAAGAAATACGA GTCCCCAGAGAAAGCAGACAGTCAACTGTCTCCTAACAGTGTATCTTTCGTAGCTAAAAG GGTGGAGATTAACGACGAGGAAGAGAGTGCCCCCACCGACGCTCAAAATGATGTCACCCCTCGTGTTCCCACCCCCCAGGACACAGTTCCGCAGCCCACAAAGCAATCGAG CCCTGCAGCGAGCACAAAGGTTACCATTTCTGACACAAAGATCTCTTCTGCTACAtccag TTCTGTGGAAACAAAGAAATTGAGTCCTGCCCCAAGTCCCTCTGCCCCAGTCAG TACTAAAGTCGTCAAGCCAGCCTCAGCCCCAGACACAAAGGCCAGTCCTGCCAAAATCAG TCAGGTGGTGAAAGCTGAACCAGCACCGGTACCCAGCAAAGATTCGGGAAAAGATGTCCTCACATTGACTAAGAG TCCACAGGTGGAAGCTGAACCAGCCCCGTCTCCCACTGATGATTTAGAGAATGACGATCTCATTACGGTCACTGAGAG TCCACAGGTGGAAGCTGAACCAGCCCCTTCCCCGGCTGATGATTTAGAGAATGACGATCTCATTACGGTCACTGAGAG TCCACAGGTGGAAGCTGAACCAGCCCCATCCCCCACTGATGATTTAGAGAATGATGATCTCATTACGGTCACTGAGAG TTCACAGGTGAAAGCTgacccagccccagcccccagtGATAATTTAGAGAATGATGACCTTATCGCACTCGCTGAGAG taCGGAGGTCTTGGTGGATCCTGTCCCCAGCACAACTGACATCGAGTACAGTCACGACCTACTCTCTGGTCCAGACAG cagccaatcagaaaagaCGGTGGTCTCACTGGACAAGCTGGCTGTTGATTTCATACCCATCGATACCAACAGGAAATa cctcagcacagacaggccTTTGGAAGATACCCGTCAATCTCCGACAAAAAAGcaaccagcagacacacagag cccACTGGTCTTGGTGGATCCCCTGCCCAGCAGTGCTGACAACCCGAGTCAAAATGTCGTCACCTCAACAGTGAG TGTCAAAGAACAAAAGACAAAGTTTGAGGACCTGAGCAGCACACAGACTACTATCAG GACAGTTCAGTCATCATCTGAAACTGTCAAGACTACATCTACCAAGAG CACAATTAAGTTGCCATCTGAAACGATCAAAACTACATCTACCAAGAG CACAATTGAGTTGCCATCTGAAACAGTCAAGACTACAACTACCAAGAG CGCAATTGAGTTGCCATCTGAAACAGTCAAGACTACATCTACCAAGAG CACAATTGAGTTGCCATCTGAAACAGTCAAGACTACAACTACCAAGAG CACAATTAAGTTGCCATCTGAAACGATCAAAACTACATCTACCAAGAG CACAATTGAGTTGCCATCTGAAACAGTCAAGACTACAACTACCAAGAG CGCAATTGAGTTGCCATCTGAAACAGTCAAGACTACATCTACCAAGAG TACAATTGAGTTCCCATCTGAAACAGTCAAGACTACAACTACCAAGAG CACCATTGAGTTGCCATCTGAAACAGTCAAGACTACAACTACCAAGAG CACAATTGAGTTTCCATCTGAAACAGTCAAGACTACAACTACCAAGAG CTCCCAAGAGCCTTTGATCCCACTGAGCTCCCGAGAGACGCTTCAAAGCTGGGAAACCAG CAGAAAATATGTCTCAAACTATGCTTTGGACAGCCAGTCAGCTGACAATGATTCAGACAGCAAAACTGAAACCCTGATCACTACAGAAGAAGA GCAAGAAGAGCCTGAAGCAGTGGGAGCAGACGACGCTGAGGATGACTGGAA ATATAGGGAGGAAAGCAGCACACGCTGGAGCAGTTGGAGGACACAAACCATAGCTTCCGAAACAGAGGCCACAGAAGAGAG TGAGCCAGAGCCACAGAGACCCCCGTCAGTCCCCTTGGACAG GGCCTTGGAGAACACCATACAAGAGCTCGATTCACTCGAGCCCAAGAA gAGCTTTGTGTATGTGAAAGAGTACGTCAATTCAGAGCTGGCCAACAACACAAGCCAAAATGGAGG AAATGAATATGTATCCTCACGCACTTCCTCCTACTCCTACAGCAGCCCTCCTACCAATTTCAG GAACTGCACATACTGCGGAGAGCTGGTAGGAAGTGACGCAAAGATCACCATCGAGGACCTGAACATCTACTGCCATCCGAGCTGCTTCAAG tgtggtgtgtgcagtagACCCATGGGAGACCTGCTGTACAACATGTTCCTGCATCACTCAACGGTCCACTGTGAAACCTGTTACTCCAATCTCTTCTAG
- the znf185 gene encoding zinc finger protein 185 isoform X29, whose translation MSMSKGDRQSVLRTTKVRTALKGDNSWIQRRAEAQAEQEEKPWLAEVRGTRTNGDSDESSSVSPPTSPSAAPAATPPSPTSTSQPSPSSSLDFSNSPKPPSGGYLIRGVFTKTDTKKPTSPLPYNGSSPSSTFIPKKPSDSYKKIAPHSVRTASESSAPAETTLSSEEQDKRAEAASSVLRTSAAKQRSYVLSAAKKYESPEKADSQLSPNSVSFVAKRVEINDEEESAPTDAQNDVTPRVPTPQDTVPQPTKQSSPAASTKVTISDTKISSATSSSVETKKLSPAPSPSAPVSTKVVKPASAPDTKASPAKISQVVKAEPAPVPSKDSGKDVLTLTKSPQVEAEPAPSPTDDLENDDLITVTESPQVEAEPAPSPADDLENDDLITVTESPQVEAEPAPSPTDDLENDDLITVTESSQVKADPAPAPSDNLENDDLIALAESTEVLVDPVPSTTDIEYSHDLLSGPDSSQSEKTVVSLDKLAVDFIPIDTNRKYLSTDRPLEDTRQSPTKKQPADTQSPLVLVDPLPSSADNPSQNVVTSTVSVKEQKTKFEDLSSTQTTIRTVQSSSETVKTTSTKSTIKLPSETIKTTSTKSTIELPSETVKTTTTKSAIELPSETVKTTSTKSTIELPSETVKTTTTKSAIELPSETVKTTSTKSTIEFPSETVKTTTTKSTIEFPSETIKTTTTKSTIKLPSETIKTTSTKSTIELPSETVKTTTTKSAIELPSETVKTTSTKSTIEFPSETVKTTTTKSSQEPLIPLSSRETLQSWETRKYVSNYALDSQSADNDSDSKTETLITTEEEQEEPEAVGADDAEDDWKYREESSTRWSSWRTQTIASETEATEESEPEPQRPPSVPLDRALENTIQELDSLEPKKSFVYVKEYVNSELANNTSQNGGNEYVSSRTSSYSYSSPPTNFRNCTYCGELVGSDAKITIEDLNIYCHPSCFKCGVCSRPMGDLLYNMFLHHSTVHCETCYSNLF comes from the exons atgtcaatgtCAAAAG GCGACAGGCAGTCTGTGCTTCGGACAACAAAGGTTCGGACAGCCCTGAAAGGAGACAACAGCTGGATACAACGCCGCGCTGAGGCTCAAGCGGAGCAAGAAGAGAAACCATG gCTCGCAGAGGTTAGAGGGACACGCACCAATGGAGATTCTGATGAGTCCAGTTCCGTGTCCCCGCCCACCAGCCCTTCTGCGGCCCCAGCTGCAACTCCTCCTTCCCCCACTTCAACAAG CCAGCCATCTCCATCATCGTCTCTCGACTTCTCAAACAG CCCAAAACCACCATCCGGAGGATACCTGATCAG AGGAGTTTTCACAAAAACCGACACCAAAAAACCAACTTCCCCATTACCATATAATGGCTCCAG CCCCTCCAGTACTTTCATTCCCAAGAAGCCAAGTGACTCATACAAGAAAAT AGCGCCTCATTCTGTGCGAACAGCTTCAGAAAGCTCTGCCCCAGCTGAGACAACACTGTCCTCAGAGGAACAGGACAAGAG AGCGGAGGCAGCCAGCAGCGTTCTCAGAACCTCAGCGGCTAAACAGCGCTCCTATGTCCTCTCGGCAGCCAAGAAATACGA GTCCCCAGAGAAAGCAGACAGTCAACTGTCTCCTAACAGTGTATCTTTCGTAGCTAAAAG GGTGGAGATTAACGACGAGGAAGAGAGTGCCCCCACCGACGCTCAAAATGATGTCACCCCTCGTGTTCCCACCCCCCAGGACACAGTTCCGCAGCCCACAAAGCAATCGAG CCCTGCAGCGAGCACAAAGGTTACCATTTCTGACACAAAGATCTCTTCTGCTACAtccag TTCTGTGGAAACAAAGAAATTGAGTCCTGCCCCAAGTCCCTCTGCCCCAGTCAG TACTAAAGTCGTCAAGCCAGCCTCAGCCCCAGACACAAAGGCCAGTCCTGCCAAAATCAG TCAGGTGGTGAAAGCTGAACCAGCACCGGTACCCAGCAAAGATTCGGGAAAAGATGTCCTCACATTGACTAAGAG TCCACAGGTGGAAGCTGAACCAGCCCCGTCTCCCACTGATGATTTAGAGAATGACGATCTCATTACGGTCACTGAGAG TCCACAGGTGGAAGCTGAACCAGCCCCTTCCCCGGCTGATGATTTAGAGAATGACGATCTCATTACGGTCACTGAGAG TCCACAGGTGGAAGCTGAACCAGCCCCATCCCCCACTGATGATTTAGAGAATGATGATCTCATTACGGTCACTGAGAG TTCACAGGTGAAAGCTgacccagccccagcccccagtGATAATTTAGAGAATGATGACCTTATCGCACTCGCTGAGAG taCGGAGGTCTTGGTGGATCCTGTCCCCAGCACAACTGACATCGAGTACAGTCACGACCTACTCTCTGGTCCAGACAG cagccaatcagaaaagaCGGTGGTCTCACTGGACAAGCTGGCTGTTGATTTCATACCCATCGATACCAACAGGAAATa cctcagcacagacaggccTTTGGAAGATACCCGTCAATCTCCGACAAAAAAGcaaccagcagacacacagag cccACTGGTCTTGGTGGATCCCCTGCCCAGCAGTGCTGACAACCCGAGTCAAAATGTCGTCACCTCAACAGTGAG TGTCAAAGAACAAAAGACAAAGTTTGAGGACCTGAGCAGCACACAGACTACTATCAG GACAGTTCAGTCATCATCTGAAACTGTCAAGACTACATCTACCAAGAG CACAATTAAGTTGCCATCTGAAACGATCAAAACTACATCTACCAAGAG CACAATTGAGTTGCCATCTGAAACAGTCAAGACTACAACTACCAAGAG CGCAATTGAGTTGCCATCTGAAACAGTCAAGACTACATCTACCAAGAG CACAATTGAGTTGCCATCTGAAACAGTCAAGACTACAACTACCAAGAG CGCAATTGAGTTGCCATCTGAAACAGTCAAGACTACATCTACCAAGAG TACAATTGAGTTCCCATCTGAAACAGTCAAGACTACAACTACCAAGAG TACAATTGAGTTCCCATCTGAAACAATCAAGACTACAACTACCAAGAG CACAATTAAGTTGCCATCTGAAACGATCAAAACTACATCTACCAAGAG CACAATTGAGTTGCCATCTGAAACAGTCAAGACTACAACTACCAAGAG CGCAATTGAGTTGCCATCTGAAACAGTCAAGACTACATCTACCAAGAG CACAATTGAGTTTCCATCTGAAACAGTCAAGACTACAACTACCAAGAG CTCCCAAGAGCCTTTGATCCCACTGAGCTCCCGAGAGACGCTTCAAAGCTGGGAAACCAG AAAATATGTCTCAAACTATGCTTTGGACAGCCAGTCAGCTGACAATGATTCAGACAGCAAAACTGAAACCCTGATCACTACAGAAGAAGA GCAAGAAGAGCCTGAAGCAGTGGGAGCAGACGACGCTGAGGATGACTGGAA ATATAGGGAGGAAAGCAGCACACGCTGGAGCAGTTGGAGGACACAAACCATAGCTTCCGAAACAGAGGCCACAGAAGAGAG TGAGCCAGAGCCACAGAGACCCCCGTCAGTCCCCTTGGACAG GGCCTTGGAGAACACCATACAAGAGCTCGATTCACTCGAGCCCAAGAA gAGCTTTGTGTATGTGAAAGAGTACGTCAATTCAGAGCTGGCCAACAACACAAGCCAAAATGGAGG AAATGAATATGTATCCTCACGCACTTCCTCCTACTCCTACAGCAGCCCTCCTACCAATTTCAG GAACTGCACATACTGCGGAGAGCTGGTAGGAAGTGACGCAAAGATCACCATCGAGGACCTGAACATCTACTGCCATCCGAGCTGCTTCAAG tgtggtgtgtgcagtagACCCATGGGAGACCTGCTGTACAACATGTTCCTGCATCACTCAACGGTCCACTGTGAAACCTGTTACTCCAATCTCTTCTAG